The genomic region CCGCAGAAAAACCCGTGCTGATCCTGTGGGGCGACTCGGACCTCATCCTGCCGGTCGGGCACCTGGCCGAGGCGCGCAGGCTGCTGCCCGGCGCCACGACGCATCTCTTCGAGAAGACCGGGCATATGCCGCACCTGGAACGGGCCCGGGAGACGGCCGAACTGATCCGGAAGTTCCTGACCTGACGCGCGCTGCCGCTATCCGATAACTCTCTTGGTCGTTGCGTTCCACGTCAGCCGCCCGTTCTGGAAATCCGTTGCCCGGCCCACGGAAACCGTGTATGAGTCGCTGGTAGGATAGCCCAGCCGGCTCGTCTCCCAGCCCAGTGACGCCCACTTGGACCGGATCGCGCCGGTCACCGGATGCGCCCGGGTAGTCGGGGTCCAGTAGATCGATGCCCCGCCGCCACCGGAGAAGTGGTTGTACCGCCCCACCTTATCCGGGGCGCCCTTCTCGTCCGTAGTGGGGTAGCGCAGCGGGCCGGTCTCCCAGCCCTGCGCCGCCCACTTGGACCGGATAGCGCCCATCACAAAGTGCGCCCCGGTCGTTGGTGACCAGAAGATCGAGTTTCCGCCCGCACGGGAGAAGTGGTTGTAGAGGCCCACCGTGTCCGCGGACTTCGTAGTATCGGAGGTCGGATAGCCAAGGCCGGTCTCCCAGCCCAGTGACGCCCACTTGGCCCGGACCTCACCCGTCACGGAGTGCGCCCCCGTAGCCTTCGACCAGTAGATCGATGCCCCGCCTGCTCCGGAGAAGTGGTTGTACCGTCCCAGCCTGTCCGGAGTGCCCTTCTCATCGTTGATCGGATAGCCCAGCGGTCCTGTTTCCGCGCCCAGTGCCATCCATTTCGATCGGATCGCCCCCAGGACAAAATGCGCTCCCGTCGTCGGCGAGAAGTAGATCGAGGCCCCGCCCGATCCGGCGAAGTGGCTGTAAAGCCCCACCCCGTCCGGCGATACATTTTGCTCGGACGTCGGGAAGCCCAGGATCCCGGCGGGACCGCCGGCGGCCTTGTAGCGTTTGTTGATCTCACCGATGACCCCATGCGCCCCGGTCTTGGCTGACCAGCAGATCATCCCTCTGACATAGTCCTGGCACTTTCCTCCCGCCACGGCGTACTCCAAGGTCAGCGAACGGCCGAGCGCCGAACTAGGGCGGCCGGCGTTGGTCTGCCAGGCGTAGGCCGCGATCGGGTCGTCGGTGCCTTTCCCGGTCAGCATCACCTTCAGCGCACCCTGGCCGTCATCGGTAGTGATCAGGTAGTAGGTTTCCGTTGTCCCGGCCTGCCCGAAGGCCGTGGGCGTGAAGGTCACGGACTGGTACGCGGATTCACCCGCGGGAATCTTCAGCCCCTCGGCAATGGGTGTGGTGGTTGAAAAGACCCCCTGTGGCGCTTTCGCCTTGGTGATGATCATCGGGATGTTGCCGGTGTTCTGTATCTCGAACGCCCTGGTAACGGAGGTCCCGACCGGGACGTCACCAAAGTCCAGCGTGCGCGGCATCTGCAGGTGCGCCGCTCCTGAGACGGCGGTCGCGCTCACCTTGACGGTCACGCCTCCCCGGTCGCTGGTGACGACGAGTGAGTCGGTCACCGGATCCGCCGACGTTGGGCTGAACGTCATGGACACCGCAACCGAGGAGAGAGGCTGGATCGTCTGCCCAATGGCCGGCACCGTGGCGGGGTCGACGCGGAGCTGCGTGTTCGTCGGCAGCCTGACGCCGGTGATCTTGGCGACGGTCGTGCCCGTATTGACGATGTTGACCGTCTGCCGGCTGACTGTCTTGGTCGGGACGTCGGTGAACTGGACCAAGGCCGGAGTCGCGCCCAGGCCCTCCTTCGTGCCAACGCCGTGGACGCCGAGGAGGTCGGTCTCGCCGTCGGCCGTCTTGACCGTCAGTGTGCCGTCCGCCTGGCCCGGAACCGTCGGGGAGAAGGTCACGGGCACCGTCATGCTTCCGCCTTTCGCCAATTTCCGGGGCAGCGTGAGCGTGGTTCCGATCGAGA from Arthrobacter sp. NicSoilB8 harbors:
- a CDS encoding choice-of-anchor D domain-containing protein, with the translated sequence MGGSPHLRKHRTVTIHAPSTQLRPWSRGAWASLLSASLAFAGLSIGETAAADVGTIATDSLRTSWDKDEPGLSPSAVASSNFGKLFSATVDGQVYAQPLVVGGTVIAATENNAVYGLDGATGAAKWTRKLGPAWPASTVHCGDLTPNIGITSTPVYDPATKSVFLLAKTNDGASKLLPHWYMHSLDVATGAERPGFPVTIEGAPTNDPTRPFNPMTAMQRPGLLLLDGVVYAGFASHCDYTPFVGYVVGVSTAGRQTTMWATESGNANAEGGIWQSGGGLVSDGPGQILLTTGNGISPKPGPGSKPPTTLAEAVVRLRVGSDGNLKATDFFSPADNAKLNRNDADLGSGAPIGIPDGYGTADHPHLMAQIGKDGTLYLLDRDNLGGMAQGPGGTDAVLDKAGPYSGVWGKPAFLGTTNGGYLYVVESNGYLRAFKLVPGANGGISLAAVGTSAGTFGFSSGSPVVTSSGKDGSSALVWVVYVSAGTGADAELRAYRAMPDSTGNLKEVFSAPLGIGAKFSSVATDKGRVYVGTRDGHVLGFGAPTTSAVGAKDTDLGNVKVGSSVTGSVTITASRAVTVSSITTRAPFSIGTTLTLPRKLAKGGSMTVPVTFSPTVPGQADGTLTVKTADGETDLLGVHGVGTKEGLGATPALVQFTDVPTKTVSRQTVNIVNTGTTVAKITGVRLPTNTQLRVDPATVPAIGQTIQPLSSVAVSMTFSPTSADPVTDSLVVTSDRGGVTVKVSATAVSGAAHLQMPRTLDFGDVPVGTSVTRAFEIQNTGNIPMIITKAKAPQGVFSTTTPIAEGLKIPAGESAYQSVTFTPTAFGQAGTTETYYLITTDDGQGALKVMLTGKGTDDPIAAYAWQTNAGRPSSALGRSLTLEYAVAGGKCQDYVRGMICWSAKTGAHGVIGEINKRYKAAGGPAGILGFPTSEQNVSPDGVGLYSHFAGSGGASIYFSPTTGAHFVLGAIRSKWMALGAETGPLGYPINDEKGTPDRLGRYNHFSGAGGASIYWSKATGAHSVTGEVRAKWASLGWETGLGYPTSDTTKSADTVGLYNHFSRAGGNSIFWSPTTGAHFVMGAIRSKWAAQGWETGPLRYPTTDEKGAPDKVGRYNHFSGGGGASIYWTPTTRAHPVTGAIRSKWASLGWETSRLGYPTSDSYTVSVGRATDFQNGRLTWNATTKRVIG